In Flavobacterium sp. WV_118_3, one DNA window encodes the following:
- a CDS encoding YaiO family outer membrane beta-barrel protein, with amino-acid sequence MKQLNYTRIFLFALVILASNSMLGQKINTDSLLTEVIKDINVRKNYPEAIKKAHVGIKAAPDYLDFQLFLGRAYQLSESIDSARYYYKRVVEKNPKYEDAYTYWSQLEVNAKNYPEANNVTDQALALYPENKAFHFRKLAIYELQKEDDKAYDYLKTMDKQFPNDTDIKQRLFLLDKKNNNDRVGLNYSITFFDRNGVGPWNLGSAQYIRERKWGSLIGRVNYANRLSFKTSIASGLQYEAESYFFTGKKAYSYVGVAYSDDIVFPKWRVGYSFYYNFNEGWEADLGGRYTKTVDENLTAVVAGVGKYIGSYWINLRTFLQNQNSKMYPAFTLTSRYYFDSRFDYATVIMGYGTSPDERSVLGQLEQRIAMNSYRIGAGYYRVLWKNYLAGIQVNYNNQEYLPGLKQNETELNFSLHYRF; translated from the coding sequence ATGAAACAACTTAATTATACCAGAATATTCCTTTTTGCTCTAGTAATACTGGCCTCAAACAGTATGCTAGGTCAAAAAATCAATACCGACAGCCTTCTTACCGAGGTGATCAAAGACATTAATGTTCGGAAAAACTATCCGGAAGCGATCAAAAAAGCGCATGTCGGAATTAAAGCCGCTCCGGATTATCTCGATTTTCAATTGTTTTTAGGTCGTGCATACCAACTTTCGGAAAGTATCGACAGTGCACGCTATTACTATAAAAGAGTGGTTGAAAAGAATCCGAAATACGAGGATGCCTATACCTATTGGTCGCAATTGGAAGTTAATGCTAAAAATTATCCGGAAGCGAACAATGTAACCGATCAGGCACTTGCTTTGTATCCGGAAAACAAGGCTTTTCATTTTAGAAAACTGGCGATTTACGAATTGCAAAAGGAAGATGATAAAGCCTACGATTATCTAAAAACAATGGACAAGCAGTTCCCGAATGATACCGATATCAAACAACGTTTGTTTCTATTGGACAAAAAGAACAACAACGACCGTGTGGGTCTCAACTACAGTATTACGTTTTTCGACAGGAATGGTGTAGGTCCATGGAATCTGGGAAGTGCACAATATATCCGCGAACGCAAATGGGGTTCGTTGATCGGACGGGTAAATTATGCCAATCGTTTGTCTTTTAAAACATCAATCGCCAGTGGACTTCAATATGAAGCTGAATCCTATTTCTTTACCGGCAAAAAAGCCTATTCGTATGTTGGTGTGGCGTATAGTGACGATATCGTTTTCCCGAAATGGCGTGTGGGCTATTCCTTTTATTACAATTTTAACGAGGGTTGGGAAGCCGATTTAGGCGGGCGTTATACCAAAACCGTAGACGAAAATCTTACCGCTGTTGTGGCCGGTGTTGGAAAATATATTGGTTCGTACTGGATTAACCTGCGTACGTTCCTGCAAAATCAGAACAGCAAAATGTATCCGGCCTTTACACTAACGTCCCGTTATTATTTCGATTCCCGTTTTGATTATGCTACCGTTATCATGGGTTATGGAACTTCGCCGGACGAACGATCCGTATTAGGTCAGCTGGAACAGCGAATCGCGATGAATTCCTACCGCATTGGTGCCGGTTACTACCGCGTATTATGGAAAAATTACCTGGCCGGTATTCAGGTTAACTATAACAATCAGGAATATCTACCGGGTTTAAAACAAAACGAAACAGAACTTAACTTTAGCTTACATTACCGATTTTAG
- a CDS encoding response regulator: protein MSNGKKILIVEDDNLTMNILEFILKKEGYALTIARDGSEAIEKIPEVNPDLVITDVMLPFKSGLEITNFVKENYKNTPVIILSALGEEENTVTNGFKLGADDFIAKPFNPKELILRVKRLIEK from the coding sequence ATGAGCAACGGAAAGAAAATTCTTATTGTTGAAGACGATAACCTTACCATGAACATTCTTGAATTTATTTTAAAGAAAGAAGGGTATGCGTTAACGATCGCCAGAGATGGTTCTGAAGCCATTGAAAAAATCCCGGAAGTGAATCCGGATTTGGTTATTACGGATGTCATGCTGCCTTTTAAATCCGGTTTGGAGATCACCAATTTTGTAAAAGAAAACTATAAAAATACACCGGTGATTATCCTGTCGGCTTTGGGTGAAGAAGAAAATACGGTGACTAATGGCTTTAAATTGGGCGCTGATGACTTTATTGCCAAGCCTTTTAACCCGAAAGAACTGATCCTACGCGTGAAAAGATTGATCGAAAAATAG
- the rlmH gene encoding 23S rRNA (pseudouridine(1915)-N(3))-methyltransferase RlmH: MNIKLLAIGKTDNKALQTLIDDYTKRLSFYIKFDLEIIPDIKNVKNLSESQQKEKEGELILSKLSATDQLILLDENGKSFSSVGFSEELQKKMNSGVKTLVFVIGGPYGFSEAVYKKAQGKISLSLMTFSHQMVRLFFIEQLYRGFTILRNEPYHHQ, translated from the coding sequence ATGAATATCAAACTTCTGGCCATCGGTAAAACCGATAACAAGGCTTTGCAGACTTTAATCGACGATTATACCAAACGTTTGTCGTTTTATATCAAATTTGATCTGGAAATCATTCCGGATATCAAGAATGTCAAAAACCTGTCCGAAAGTCAGCAGAAAGAAAAAGAAGGCGAACTGATTTTATCCAAATTATCAGCTACCGATCAGTTGATTTTATTAGACGAAAACGGAAAATCCTTTTCCAGTGTCGGCTTTTCAGAAGAATTACAGAAAAAAATGAATTCCGGTGTTAAAACATTAGTGTTCGTTATTGGTGGACCCTATGGTTTTTCGGAAGCCGTATATAAAAAAGCGCAGGGAAAAATTTCATTATCCCTGATGACTTTTTCCCATCAGATGGTGCGTTTGTTTTTTATTGAGCAGCTATACCGCGGTTTTACGATTCTACGAAACGAACCGTATCACCATCAGTAA